A single region of the Streptomyces virginiae genome encodes:
- the ilvD gene encoding dihydroxy-acid dehydratase — MPELRSRTVTHGRNMAGARALMRASGVASADIGKPIVAVANSFTEFVPGHTHLAPVGRIVSDAIRAAGAIPREFNTIAVDDGIAMGHGGMLYSLPSRDLIADSVEYMVEAHCADALICISNCDKITPGMLMAAMRLNIPVVFVSGGPMEAGQATLVDGTVRKLDLIDAMVDASNENVSDEDVLRIEENACPTCGSCSGMFTANSMNCLAEAIGLALPGNGSVLATHTARRALYEDAGRTVVEITKRYYEDGDESVLPRNIATREAFENAMALDIAMGGSTNTILHLLAAAQEAGLDYDLTDIDAVSRRVPCLAKVAPNVAPGGTYYMEDIHRAGGIPAILGELHRGGLLNKDITTVHSEGLEDWLAKWDARSGTATDTAMELWHAGPGCERSATAFSQSRRWETLDLDAEGGCIRSVQHAYSKDGGLAVLRGNIAEDGCVVKTAGVDESIWTFEGPAVVCESQDEAVDKILRKEIKAGDVVVIRYEGPRGGPGMQEMLYPTSFLKGRGLGKVCALVTDGRFSGGTSGLSIGHASPEAASGGTIAVVEDGDRIRIDIPNRSIEVLVDEATLAARHEALGGVYAPKNRERKVSAALRAYAAMATSADKGAVRDVSLLG, encoded by the coding sequence ATGCCCGAGCTGAGGTCCCGCACCGTCACCCACGGCCGCAACATGGCAGGCGCGCGTGCGCTGATGCGCGCGTCGGGCGTAGCGAGCGCGGACATCGGCAAGCCGATCGTCGCGGTCGCCAACTCCTTCACCGAGTTCGTCCCCGGTCACACGCACCTGGCCCCGGTCGGTCGGATCGTCTCCGACGCCATCCGTGCCGCCGGTGCGATCCCCCGCGAGTTCAACACCATCGCGGTCGACGACGGCATCGCCATGGGTCACGGCGGCATGCTGTACTCCCTCCCGTCCCGCGACCTGATCGCGGACTCGGTCGAGTACATGGTCGAGGCGCACTGCGCCGACGCGCTGATCTGCATCTCCAACTGCGACAAGATCACCCCCGGCATGCTGATGGCCGCCATGCGCCTCAACATCCCGGTCGTCTTCGTCTCCGGCGGCCCGATGGAGGCCGGTCAGGCGACCCTCGTCGACGGCACCGTCCGCAAGCTGGACCTGATCGACGCCATGGTCGACGCCTCCAACGAGAACGTCTCCGACGAGGACGTGCTGCGCATCGAGGAGAACGCCTGTCCCACCTGCGGCTCCTGTAGCGGCATGTTCACCGCCAACTCGATGAACTGCCTCGCCGAGGCCATCGGCCTGGCCCTCCCGGGCAACGGTTCGGTCCTCGCCACGCACACCGCCCGCCGCGCCCTGTACGAGGACGCCGGCCGCACGGTCGTGGAGATCACCAAGCGCTACTACGAGGACGGCGACGAGTCCGTCCTGCCGCGCAACATCGCCACCCGCGAGGCCTTCGAGAACGCCATGGCCCTCGACATCGCGATGGGCGGCTCGACGAACACGATCCTGCACCTGCTGGCCGCGGCGCAGGAAGCGGGCCTGGACTACGACCTCACCGACATCGACGCCGTCTCGCGCCGGGTCCCGTGCCTGGCCAAGGTCGCGCCGAACGTGGCGCCCGGCGGCACGTACTACATGGAGGACATCCACCGCGCCGGTGGCATCCCCGCGATCCTGGGCGAGCTGCACCGCGGCGGTCTCCTCAACAAGGACATCACCACCGTCCACTCGGAGGGCCTGGAGGACTGGCTGGCGAAGTGGGACGCCCGCTCCGGCACGGCCACCGACACGGCCATGGAGCTGTGGCACGCGGGCCCCGGCTGCGAGCGCTCCGCCACCGCCTTCTCCCAGTCCCGGCGTTGGGAGACCCTCGACCTGGACGCCGAGGGCGGCTGCATCCGCTCGGTGCAGCACGCGTACTCCAAGGACGGTGGCCTCGCCGTCCTGCGCGGCAACATCGCCGAGGACGGTTGTGTCGTGAAGACCGCCGGTGTCGACGAGTCGATCTGGACCTTCGAGGGTCCGGCGGTCGTCTGCGAGTCGCAGGACGAGGCCGTCGACAAGATCCTCCGCAAGGAGATCAAGGCGGGCGACGTGGTCGTCATCCGCTACGAGGGCCCGCGCGGCGGACCCGGTATGCAGGAGATGCTCTACCCGACCTCCTTCCTCAAGGGCCGCGGCCTCGGCAAGGTCTGCGCGCTGGTGACGGACGGCCGCTTCTCCGGCGGTACCTCGGGCCTGTCCATCGGCCACGCCTCCCCGGAGGCGGCCTCGGGCGGCACCATCGCGGTCGTCGAGGACGGCGACCGGATCCGCATCGACATTCCGAACCGGTCCATCGAGGTCCTCGTCGACGAGGCCACGCTGGCGGCCCGCCACGAGGCCCTCGGCGGCGTGTACGCCCCGAAGAACCGTGAGCGCAAGGTCTCCGCGGCCCTGCGCGCCTACGCCGCGATGGCCACCAGCGCCGACAAGGGCGCGGTCCGCGACGTCTCCCTCCTGGGCTGA
- a CDS encoding HAD family hydrolase, producing MGYDLVIFDNDGVLVDSEPLANSVLAEYLTELGHPTTYEESVRDYMGSAVHRVHDLVRERTGQQLPADFDETLHTRTIAAFEQELKPVPGVEEVLGALTAQGIGYCLASSGSHDRIRVGHRVAGLDGWFEEEWIFSAQDVGQGKPAPDLYLHAARQMGVEPARCVVVEDSPLGVQAAVAAGMDVYGFTAMLPADRLPGATGHFGDMKQLTGLLGLEAGLGM from the coding sequence ATGGGCTACGACCTCGTCATCTTCGACAACGACGGCGTGCTGGTGGACAGCGAGCCGCTCGCCAACAGTGTCCTCGCCGAGTACCTGACCGAGCTGGGGCACCCGACCACCTACGAAGAGTCGGTCCGCGACTACATGGGCTCCGCCGTGCACCGCGTGCACGACCTCGTTCGCGAGCGGACCGGGCAGCAGCTGCCAGCCGACTTCGACGAGACCCTGCACACGCGGACCATCGCCGCGTTCGAGCAGGAGCTGAAGCCCGTCCCCGGGGTGGAGGAGGTGCTGGGGGCGCTGACCGCGCAGGGGATCGGATACTGCCTCGCCTCCTCCGGGAGCCACGACCGGATCCGCGTGGGGCATCGGGTCGCCGGGCTCGACGGGTGGTTCGAGGAGGAGTGGATCTTCAGCGCGCAGGACGTCGGCCAGGGGAAGCCGGCTCCCGATCTGTACCTGCACGCGGCGCGGCAGATGGGTGTGGAGCCCGCCCGTTGTGTGGTCGTCGAGGACAGTCCGCTCGGGGTCCAGGCCGCCGTCGCCGCGGGCATGGACGTGTACGGGTTCACGGCGATGCTGCCCGCCGACCGGCTCCCCGGAGCCACCGGCCACTTCGGTGACATGAAGCAGCTCACCGGACTGCTCGGACTGGAAGCAGGACTGGGTATGTGA
- a CDS encoding acetoin utilization protein AcuC codes for MWDEAVTRYDFGPSHPMDPVRLALTMGLVRAFGLDRAMEVRAAPAAGDSTLRLVHREDYVAAVREVSEDPGVADGSYGLGTMDDPAFHGMHEASALIAGQSVAGAEALWHGEAEHAVNFAGGLHHAMPGGAAGFCVYNDASLAIARLLELGAERVAYVDVDVHHGDGVQAAFWNDPRVLTVSMHEHPRTLFPQTGWPEETGGPEAEGSAVNIALPAGTGDEGWLRAFHAVVPELLADFRPQVLVTQHGADTHFEDPLAHLAVSLDAQRAVQESCHRLAHEYADGRWLALGGGGYAVVDVVPRSWTHLVGIAAHRPVDPGTPVPASWRDEVYARTRQMAPARMTDGRSPSWPDWDAGYDPADRTDQAVLATRRAVFPLRGMLT; via the coding sequence ATGTGGGACGAGGCGGTAACGAGGTATGACTTCGGACCGAGCCATCCGATGGACCCGGTGCGCCTGGCGCTGACCATGGGCCTGGTCCGCGCCTTCGGGCTGGACCGGGCGATGGAGGTACGGGCGGCGCCCGCGGCCGGGGACTCGACGCTGCGGCTGGTCCATCGCGAGGACTACGTCGCCGCGGTCCGCGAGGTGTCCGAGGACCCGGGCGTCGCGGACGGTTCGTACGGGCTGGGGACCATGGACGATCCGGCCTTCCACGGGATGCACGAGGCGTCCGCGCTGATCGCAGGGCAGTCCGTGGCGGGCGCGGAGGCGCTCTGGCACGGTGAGGCCGAGCACGCCGTGAACTTCGCCGGCGGGCTGCACCACGCCATGCCGGGCGGGGCGGCCGGCTTCTGCGTCTACAACGATGCGTCGCTGGCCATCGCCCGGCTGCTGGAGCTCGGCGCCGAGCGGGTCGCGTACGTGGATGTGGACGTGCACCACGGGGACGGCGTGCAGGCGGCCTTCTGGAACGATCCGCGGGTGCTGACCGTCTCGATGCACGAGCACCCGCGGACGCTGTTCCCGCAGACCGGTTGGCCCGAGGAGACCGGCGGTCCGGAGGCGGAGGGGTCGGCGGTGAACATCGCGCTGCCCGCCGGGACCGGGGACGAGGGCTGGCTACGGGCCTTCCACGCCGTCGTACCGGAGCTGTTGGCGGACTTCAGGCCGCAGGTACTGGTGACCCAGCACGGGGCCGATACGCACTTCGAGGACCCCCTCGCCCACCTGGCGGTCTCCCTGGACGCCCAGCGGGCCGTCCAGGAGTCCTGTCACCGGCTCGCGCACGAGTACGCGGACGGGCGGTGGCTGGCGCTGGGCGGGGGCGGGTACGCGGTGGTGGACGTCGTTCCGCGGTCGTGGACGCATCTGGTGGGGATCGCCGCGCACCGCCCGGTGGATCCCGGGACGCCGGTGCCCGCCTCGTGGCGGGACGAGGTGTACGCGAGGACGCGGCAGATGGCGCCGGCCCGGATGACGGACGGGCGGAGCCCGTCGTGGCCGGATTGGGACGCGGGCTACGACCCGGCGGACCGGACGGATCAGGCCGTTCTCGCCACGCGCCGGGCGGTGTTCCCGCTGCGCGGCATGCTGACCTGA
- the proC gene encoding pyrroline-5-carboxylate reductase, producing the protein MTQTVAVLGTGKIGEALLSGMIRGGWPASKLLVTARRAERAEELRTRYGVEAVTNAEAAKRADTLILTVKPQDMAKLLDELAPHVPADRLVISGAAGVPTAFFEERLSPGTPVVRVMTNTPALVDEAMSVISAGSHATAGHLAHTEEIFGSVGKTLRVPESQQDAATALSGSGPAYFYFLVEAMTDAGILLGLPRAQAHDLIVQAAIGAAVMLRDSGEHPVKLREAVTSPAGTTINAIVELEKHGVRAALIAALEAARDRSRELASGNS; encoded by the coding sequence ATGACCCAGACAGTCGCAGTCCTCGGTACCGGCAAGATCGGCGAGGCCCTGCTCAGCGGAATGATCCGCGGCGGCTGGCCCGCCTCGAAGCTCCTCGTCACCGCCCGCCGCGCCGAACGGGCCGAGGAGCTGCGCACCCGCTACGGGGTCGAGGCCGTCACCAACGCCGAAGCCGCCAAGCGCGCCGACACCCTCATCCTCACCGTCAAGCCCCAGGACATGGCCAAGCTCCTCGACGAGCTCGCCCCGCACGTCCCCGCCGACCGCCTGGTCATCAGCGGGGCCGCCGGCGTTCCCACGGCCTTCTTCGAGGAACGGCTCAGCCCCGGCACCCCCGTCGTCCGCGTCATGACGAACACCCCCGCCCTCGTCGACGAGGCCATGTCCGTCATCTCCGCCGGCAGCCACGCCACCGCGGGACACCTCGCCCACACCGAGGAGATCTTCGGCAGCGTCGGCAAGACCCTGCGCGTCCCCGAGTCCCAGCAGGACGCGGCCACCGCCCTCTCCGGCTCCGGACCCGCCTACTTCTACTTCCTCGTCGAGGCCATGACCGACGCCGGCATCCTCCTCGGACTGCCCCGCGCCCAGGCCCACGACCTGATCGTCCAGGCCGCCATCGGCGCCGCCGTCATGCTCCGCGACAGCGGCGAGCACCCGGTCAAGCTCCGCGAGGCCGTCACCTCCCCGGCCGGCACGACGATCAACGCCATCGTCGAGCTGGAGAAGCACGGCGTACGCGCCGCCCTCATCGCCGCTCTCGAAGCGGCCCGCGACCGCAGCCGCGAGCTCGCCTCCGGCAACAGCTGA
- a CDS encoding ABC transporter ATP-binding protein: MMNKQAEGDPAAVHAHALTVRRGTGRTPRTVLDSLAFDVPRGRITGLLGPSGCGKSTLMRAIVGTQAHVTGTLDVLGHPAGHPRLRSRIGYVTQAPSVYDDLTVRQNLDYFAAVLDPGRAAADRRAAAVTRAITDVDLTSRAGALAGNLSGGQRSRVSLAVALLGTPELLVLDEPTVGLDPVLRRDLWNLFHDITATRGATILVSSHVMDEAERCHDLLLMREGRILAQDTPDALRTRTHATTVEEGFLRLVDEANANANANANANADAAAVAANASDVTAIREQTR; this comes from the coding sequence ATGATGAATAAGCAGGCCGAGGGAGACCCGGCCGCCGTCCACGCCCATGCCCTGACCGTCCGCCGAGGCACCGGCCGCACCCCCCGCACCGTCCTCGACTCCCTCGCCTTCGACGTGCCCCGCGGCCGCATCACCGGCCTCCTCGGCCCCTCCGGCTGCGGAAAGTCCACGCTCATGCGCGCCATCGTCGGCACCCAGGCCCACGTCACCGGCACCCTCGACGTCCTCGGCCACCCCGCCGGCCACCCCCGGCTCCGCTCCCGCATCGGCTACGTCACCCAGGCACCCAGCGTCTACGACGACCTCACCGTCCGGCAGAACCTCGACTACTTCGCCGCCGTCCTCGACCCCGGCCGAGCGGCCGCCGACCGCCGCGCCGCCGCCGTCACCCGCGCCATCACCGACGTCGACCTCACCAGCCGCGCCGGTGCCCTCGCCGGCAACCTCTCCGGCGGCCAACGCAGCCGCGTCTCCCTCGCCGTCGCCCTGCTCGGCACCCCCGAGCTCCTGGTCCTCGACGAACCCACCGTCGGCCTCGACCCCGTCCTGCGCCGCGACCTGTGGAACCTCTTCCACGACATCACCGCCACCCGCGGCGCCACGATCCTCGTCTCCTCCCACGTCATGGACGAGGCCGAGCGCTGCCACGACCTGCTCCTCATGCGCGAGGGCCGCATCCTCGCCCAGGACACCCCCGACGCACTGCGCACCCGCACCCACGCCACCACCGTCGAGGAGGGCTTCCTGCGCCTCGTCGACGAAGCCAACGCCAACGCCAACGCCAACGCCAACGCCAACGCCGACGCCGCCGCCGTCGCCGCGAACGCCTCCGACGTCACCGCCATCCGGGAGCAGACCCGATGA
- a CDS encoding MFS transporter: MTDDVRLRRGRGALGFSFFVQGVAFALLVTRIPAIQDRYGISDGLLPAFLAAVPILAGASSVATEHLVKRVAPSVVLRWAQPLVLLSLLGVGAGGQMWHVAVALGAFGLSVGALDASMNMLGVSLQRAYGRSIMLGFHAAYSLGGILGASAAWAGAHWELNLFVSYLPAVVVLLPLAFLGSRRYVDGPAGQGEGDGKGLGPGGFKLLLPLCLVMACAYIGDSTVANWSAKYLQDVLGSSEQMATVPYNVYMVTTLVGRAVGDLGVRRFGAAAVVRAGTLVAAGGFAVVAAAPGAWVGMLGFTLLGIGLCVIVPQTFAAAGRLFPGASDTAVARLNIFNYVGFLIGSPLVGAVGDAWSYRGAMLLPMALVLVTLLQARSFGSEGARYGVRHERRAGDRAVDVGRGGNEV, from the coding sequence ATGACGGATGATGTGCGGCTGCGGCGTGGCCGCGGCGCTCTGGGGTTCAGCTTCTTCGTGCAAGGCGTCGCCTTCGCGCTGCTCGTGACTCGGATCCCGGCCATCCAGGACCGGTACGGGATATCCGACGGTCTGCTGCCCGCCTTCCTCGCGGCCGTGCCGATCCTCGCGGGGGCGTCGAGCGTGGCCACCGAGCACCTGGTGAAGCGGGTGGCGCCCAGCGTCGTACTGCGGTGGGCGCAGCCGCTGGTGCTGCTGTCCCTGCTCGGCGTCGGAGCCGGCGGCCAGATGTGGCACGTGGCGGTGGCGCTGGGGGCGTTCGGGCTGTCGGTGGGTGCGCTGGACGCCTCGATGAACATGCTCGGGGTCAGTCTGCAGCGGGCGTACGGGCGGAGCATCATGCTCGGCTTCCACGCCGCGTACAGCCTCGGCGGGATCTTGGGGGCCTCGGCGGCGTGGGCGGGCGCGCACTGGGAGCTGAACCTCTTCGTCAGCTATCTGCCGGCCGTGGTCGTCCTGCTGCCGCTGGCGTTCCTGGGGAGCCGGCGCTACGTCGACGGTCCTGCGGGGCAGGGCGAGGGCGACGGGAAGGGGCTGGGGCCCGGTGGGTTCAAGCTGCTGCTGCCGCTCTGTCTGGTGATGGCGTGCGCGTACATCGGTGACTCGACGGTGGCGAACTGGAGTGCCAAGTACCTCCAGGACGTGCTCGGGAGCTCGGAGCAGATGGCGACCGTCCCCTACAACGTGTACATGGTGACCACCCTCGTGGGGCGGGCCGTCGGCGACCTGGGCGTGCGTCGCTTCGGGGCGGCGGCCGTGGTGCGGGCCGGGACGCTGGTGGCGGCCGGCGGGTTCGCCGTGGTGGCCGCGGCGCCGGGGGCCTGGGTGGGGATGCTCGGCTTCACCCTGCTGGGGATCGGGTTGTGCGTGATCGTGCCGCAGACCTTCGCGGCCGCGGGGAGGCTGTTCCCGGGGGCGTCCGACACGGCCGTCGCGCGGCTCAACATCTTCAACTACGTCGGCTTCCTGATCGGGTCCCCGCTCGTCGGGGCGGTGGGCGACGCGTGGAGCTACCGGGGCGCCATGCTCCTGCCGATGGCGCTGGTCCTGGTGACACTCCTCCAAGCCCGCTCGTTCGGCTCCGAGGGCGCCCGATACGGTGTCCGGCATGAGCGGCGAGCCGGTGACCGGGCTGTTGATGTGGGACGAGGCGGTAACGAGGTATGA
- the trpS gene encoding tryptophan--tRNA ligase has protein sequence MTTTSRIFSGIKPTGHLTLGNYLGALRQWVAADRTPESALFCVVDLHALTVEHEPARVRRLSRQAATLFLAAGLDPQRCTLFVQSHVDEHTRLAYLLECTATDGELRRMIQYKEKAAKAQVSGEGVRLSLLTYPVLMAADILAYGAQEVPVGEDQRQHVELTRDLAVRFNQRYGHTFTVPKATLPAVAARVMDLQDPTSKMGKSHESGAGIVYLLDEPGVVRKKVMRAVTDSGDDGVVYDREARPGVANLLDILAACTGGDPAVLAEGYSGYGALKRDVADAVVELLRPLQERHAELAGDPAEVEKVLREGAERARQLARPVVDRAYRAIGLLEP, from the coding sequence ATGACGACGACTTCGAGGATCTTCAGCGGGATCAAGCCCACCGGCCACCTGACGTTGGGCAACTACCTGGGGGCCCTCCGCCAGTGGGTCGCCGCCGACCGGACGCCCGAGTCCGCGCTGTTCTGCGTCGTCGATCTGCACGCGCTGACCGTCGAGCACGAGCCGGCACGCGTACGAAGGCTGAGCCGCCAGGCCGCGACGCTGTTCCTGGCCGCCGGGCTGGATCCACAGCGGTGCACCCTCTTCGTGCAGAGCCATGTCGACGAGCACACCCGGCTGGCGTACCTCCTGGAGTGCACCGCCACCGACGGGGAGCTCCGGCGGATGATCCAGTACAAGGAGAAGGCGGCGAAGGCGCAGGTCTCCGGGGAGGGCGTGCGGCTGTCGCTGCTCACCTATCCCGTGCTGATGGCGGCCGACATCCTGGCGTACGGGGCGCAGGAGGTGCCCGTCGGGGAGGACCAGCGCCAGCACGTCGAACTGACCCGGGATCTGGCGGTGCGGTTCAACCAGCGCTACGGGCACACCTTCACCGTCCCGAAGGCCACGCTGCCGGCGGTGGCCGCGCGGGTCATGGACCTGCAGGACCCGACGTCGAAGATGGGGAAGTCGCACGAGAGCGGGGCGGGGATTGTCTATCTGCTCGACGAGCCCGGGGTCGTCCGCAAGAAGGTGATGCGGGCGGTCACCGACAGCGGGGACGACGGGGTGGTCTACGACCGGGAGGCCCGGCCGGGCGTCGCGAATCTGCTGGACATCCTGGCGGCGTGTACCGGGGGTGATCCGGCCGTGCTCGCCGAGGGGTACAGCGGCTACGGGGCGCTGAAGCGGGATGTCGCCGACGCGGTGGTCGAGCTGCTGCGGCCGCTGCAGGAGCGGCACGCGGAGCTGGCGGGCGATCCGGCGGAGGTGGAGAAGGTGCTGCGGGAGGGCGCGGAGCGGGCCAGGCAGCTGGCGCGGCCGGTGGTGGACCGGGCGTACCGGGCCATCGGGCTGCTGGAGCCGTGA
- a CDS encoding SH3 domain-containing protein: MSVENDSSQIQSMAGGSGYPMFPVAPGARLNVRNGPGTNYSVIEVLPLGATVSLRCQCEGTTVSGPYGTTDIWDCIGNGRFVSDAYVRTGSDGYVTNQCG; encoded by the coding sequence ATGTCGGTGGAGAACGATTCGAGCCAAATCCAGAGCATGGCGGGTGGCTCCGGCTACCCGATGTTCCCGGTCGCCCCGGGCGCGCGGCTGAACGTCCGCAACGGTCCCGGTACCAACTACTCCGTCATCGAGGTCCTGCCGCTCGGCGCGACCGTCTCGCTCCGCTGCCAGTGCGAGGGCACCACGGTCTCGGGTCCGTACGGCACGACGGACATCTGGGACTGCATCGGCAACGGCCGGTTCGTCTCCGACGCGTACGTGCGTACCGGCAGCGACGGCTACGTCACCAACCAGTGCGGCTGA
- a CDS encoding ABC transporter permease, producing MNAARTTATAARVLRQLRHDPRSIALMLLVPVLMLTLLRFVFDGSPKTFDGIGASLLGIFPLITMFLVTSIATLRERTSGTLERLLAMPLGKGDLIAGYALAFGAVAVLQSLLATGLALWALGLDVVGSPWLLLLVALLDALLGTALGLFVSAFAASEFQAVQFMPAVIFPQLLLCGLFAARDTMHPVLEGLSDVLPMSYAVDGMTQVLTHTDMTADFVRDAAIVATCALLVLALGAVTLRRRTP from the coding sequence ATGAACGCCGCCCGCACCACCGCCACCGCCGCCCGCGTCCTGCGCCAGCTCCGCCACGACCCGCGCTCCATCGCGCTGATGCTCCTGGTCCCCGTACTGATGCTCACGCTGCTGCGCTTCGTCTTCGACGGCAGCCCCAAGACCTTCGACGGCATCGGCGCCTCACTCCTCGGGATCTTCCCCCTCATCACCATGTTCCTGGTGACCTCCATCGCCACCCTGCGCGAACGCACCTCCGGAACCCTGGAGCGCCTCCTCGCCATGCCGCTGGGCAAGGGCGACCTCATCGCCGGCTACGCCCTCGCCTTCGGCGCCGTCGCCGTCCTCCAGTCCCTCCTCGCCACCGGCCTCGCCCTCTGGGCCCTCGGCCTCGACGTCGTCGGATCCCCCTGGCTGCTGCTCCTCGTAGCCCTCCTCGACGCCCTCCTCGGCACCGCGCTCGGCCTCTTCGTCTCCGCCTTCGCCGCCTCCGAGTTCCAGGCCGTCCAGTTCATGCCGGCGGTGATCTTCCCCCAGCTGCTCCTGTGCGGCCTCTTCGCCGCCCGCGACACCATGCACCCCGTCCTCGAAGGCCTCTCCGACGTCCTGCCCATGTCCTACGCCGTCGACGGCATGACCCAGGTCCTCACCCACACCGACATGACAGCCGACTTCGTCCGCGACGCCGCGATCGTCGCCACCTGCGCCCTGCTCGTCCTCGCCCTCGGCGCGGTCACCCTCCGCCGCCGCACCCCCTGA
- a CDS encoding serine/threonine-protein kinase → MHSLRADYVGFPEYAGQYRLESVLGSGGMGVVHLATSDSGLKLAVKIVHPEHAVDPEFRARFRQEVAAARRVSGAFTAPVVDADPDAERPWMATLFIDAPTLAERVREQVLDPVELTRLAAGLAEALRDIHRAGVVHRDLKPSNVLMAPDGVRVIDFGISRPADSDLRTETGKLIGTPPYMAPEQFQRPRDVGTAADVFALGSVLVHAATGHGPFDSDSHYLVAYQVVHSEPDLTGLPPRLAPLVARCLAKDPAERPTAEELIAEMRAIAYPTAEDTQAFVPRQRQPAESEQITHQRVRGAAAPEPTGRRTRLVVGIGVGLLLTGVAAVAGYQQFGPDAGPRDRIATRTEPAPRKTFTPWAVPLGKPGTGSRIGACSWQSAALYCAGPGLVAARLDPADGTTVWAMEATTQAPRTTAVGAPVHAGGRVLVVAPGSETLQALDPGTGTETWRRKLPGGSQVVTAGGQVLLVGTTGSVTALDAATGTERWTRRIGGTGAEWWGGTDESGTPGLYVATPGSDSGSTQLAAVDPADGKVRWQIRTAGRLRPVGVARGGLFLLDLDASSRTGAVVRVDLAAHGVQQVRLTAPVYDAEPTVGQDGTVYLFGTSGTLVAIGTAKEQWRLETGVAVASRPVFADGRVFLAAPDGRLLAVDAVSGRPAGQTEPRMADNGAKYTSTLPAPVVGGGQVFTGAPDGTVFAVGAGNPGAW, encoded by the coding sequence GTGCATTCGCTGCGCGCGGACTACGTGGGATTTCCGGAGTACGCCGGGCAGTACCGGCTCGAATCGGTGCTCGGTTCCGGAGGGATGGGCGTCGTCCATCTGGCCACGTCCGACTCGGGGCTGAAACTCGCCGTCAAGATCGTGCACCCCGAACACGCGGTGGATCCGGAGTTCCGGGCCCGCTTCCGGCAGGAGGTCGCCGCCGCGCGGCGGGTGAGCGGAGCGTTCACCGCGCCCGTCGTGGACGCCGACCCCGATGCCGAACGGCCTTGGATGGCCACCCTGTTCATCGACGCGCCGACGCTCGCCGAACGCGTACGGGAACAGGTCCTCGACCCCGTCGAACTGACCCGGCTCGCCGCCGGCCTGGCCGAGGCCCTGCGCGACATCCACCGGGCCGGAGTGGTGCACCGGGACCTCAAGCCCAGCAACGTACTGATGGCTCCGGACGGCGTACGGGTCATCGACTTCGGGATCTCGCGTCCGGCGGACAGCGACCTGCGGACCGAGACCGGGAAGCTGATCGGCACTCCCCCGTACATGGCGCCCGAGCAGTTCCAACGACCCCGCGACGTGGGAACCGCCGCGGACGTCTTCGCCCTGGGATCCGTGCTCGTGCACGCGGCGACGGGACACGGCCCGTTCGACTCGGACAGCCACTACCTGGTGGCGTACCAGGTGGTGCACAGCGAGCCCGATCTGACCGGGCTGCCGCCACGGCTCGCCCCGCTCGTCGCCCGGTGCCTGGCGAAGGACCCGGCGGAACGGCCCACCGCCGAGGAGCTGATCGCCGAGATGCGGGCGATCGCGTACCCGACCGCCGAGGACACCCAGGCCTTCGTCCCCCGGCAGCGGCAGCCCGCCGAATCGGAGCAGATCACGCACCAGCGGGTGCGCGGCGCCGCCGCACCCGAGCCGACCGGCCGCCGCACCCGCCTGGTCGTCGGGATCGGGGTCGGGCTGCTGCTCACCGGCGTCGCCGCGGTCGCCGGGTACCAGCAGTTCGGACCGGACGCCGGACCCCGCGACCGGATCGCCACGCGGACCGAACCGGCGCCGCGGAAGACCTTCACCCCTTGGGCCGTCCCCTTGGGCAAGCCCGGTACGGGCAGCCGGATCGGGGCCTGCTCCTGGCAGTCGGCGGCTCTCTACTGCGCCGGGCCCGGCCTCGTCGCGGCCCGACTGGACCCCGCGGACGGCACCACCGTGTGGGCGATGGAGGCCACCACCCAGGCGCCCCGGACGACGGCCGTCGGCGCGCCGGTCCACGCGGGCGGGCGGGTACTCGTCGTGGCACCCGGCAGCGAGACCCTCCAGGCACTGGACCCGGGCACGGGAACGGAGACCTGGCGGCGCAAGCTGCCGGGCGGCTCACAGGTGGTGACCGCCGGCGGGCAGGTCCTGCTCGTGGGAACGACCGGCAGCGTCACCGCGCTGGACGCGGCCACCGGCACAGAGCGCTGGACCCGGCGGATCGGCGGGACAGGCGCCGAGTGGTGGGGCGGCACCGACGAGTCCGGAACGCCCGGGCTGTACGTGGCGACGCCCGGGAGCGACAGCGGGTCGACCCAGCTCGCCGCGGTGGACCCGGCGGACGGAAAGGTCCGCTGGCAGATCCGGACGGCGGGGCGGCTGCGCCCGGTCGGCGTGGCGCGGGGCGGGCTGTTCCTGCTGGACCTCGACGCGTCCTCCCGGACCGGCGCGGTCGTGCGCGTCGACCTGGCGGCGCACGGGGTGCAGCAGGTGCGGCTGACGGCGCCGGTCTACGACGCGGAGCCGACGGTGGGCCAGGACGGCACCGTGTACCTGTTCGGGACCTCCGGCACGCTGGTCGCGATCGGCACGGCCAAGGAGCAGTGGCGGCTGGAGACGGGCGTGGCCGTGGCCTCACGGCCGGTGTTCGCCGACGGCCGGGTGTTCCTGGCGGCCCCGGACGGACGGCTCTTGGCCGTCGACGCGGTCAGCGGGCGACCGGCGGGACAGACCGAGCCGCGCATGGCCGACAACGGTGCCAAGTACACCTCCACCCTGCCCGCGCCCGTGGTCGGCGGCGGCCAGGTGTTCACGGGTGCGCCCGACGGGACGGTGTTCGCGGTGGGGGCGGGGAATCCGGGCGCCTGGTGA